The genomic region TTTGATGTGGGTGTGCATACGAGTGTGGTGTTGCAGGCGATCGCGACGGGTATGCCCGCCTTAGATGCGGGTGCGATGGGCCAAGATGCCCGTGGTAATGGTTCATTGATGCGATCGTTACCGTTGGTGTTGTGGCATCAGGGGAGTGATGCGGCCCTGGTGGCAGACGCCCATTTACAGTCGCAGGTTACCCATGGTGACGCCTACTGCCAAGTTTGTTGTGCGTTGTATTGTCTGTGGGCGCGGCGGCTTTTGGAGCGGGTGCCGTTCCCATGGAGTGAGGCCACCCGTGCTTTACGCGCGATTTACCAGCAGAACCCGACATTCCTGGATATTTTAGATTGGGCGGTTCGACCTGATGATCGGGCTGAAGGTCAAGGGAGTGGATACGTGATTGATGCTCTGAGATCGGCGCGGATGGTGATGCGCTCAGGGCGTTATGAACAGGTGGTAAAAGCCGCGATCGCCCTTGGCAATGATACGGATACAACAGCTTGTATCGCCGGCGGAGTGGCCGGTATTCGCGATGGGTTGAGTGCAATTCCGAGTCGTTGGATTGAACAATTGCGCGGCCAGGAAATTGTGTTGCCGCTCTTAGAACGATTGTTGGAGCGTTGTGTTTGAGTGATGAAGCATCGTCTGGAAGCCTCAATTATTGGGACATTGCTCGGCACGGCGGTCGGTGATGCGATTGGCTTGCCCTACGAAGGCCTGAGCCGTGATCGACGGCGGGTGCTGTATCCCATGATCAATCATCATCGCCTGGTGTTTGGCAAAGGGATGATCTCGGACGATACGGAGCATACTTGCTTTGTGGCGCAGTCGTTGATTGCTTCGGCGGGTAATGTCGAGCAGTTTCGCCGGGAGCTGGCGGGGCGTTTACAGTTTTGGTTATTGGGTTTGCCGGCGGGCATTGGCTTGGCGACGTTGCGATCGATTTGTCGTTTGTGGGTGGGAATTGCGCCGCAAAAATCGGGAGTGTTTTCGGCGGGTAATGGTCCAGCTATGCGGGTGACCTTATTGGGGGTTTGCTATGGTGATCAACCAGAATATTTACGCCGCATGGTCCAGGCTTCGACGCGGATTACCCACACTGATCCGAAGGCGGAATATGGGGCAATGGCGGTAGCGATTGCTGCTTATTTGGCGAGTTTAGGGCAGGATGTGTTGCCGAATGACTATGCCCAATTACTCAACGATCGCTTGCCAGTCGAGGCTGAGGCATTGCTTGATCTGATCAAACTCGCTGTAGCGAGTGCGGTGGCGAATGAATCAACGATTGATTTTGCCAATTCGATCGGTTGTCGTGGCGGTGTTAGCGGTTATGTTTATCAAACTGTGCCGGTAGTGATTCAAACTTGGTTGCGTTACCAGGATGATTATCTCAATGGCATTTTAGAAATTGTTCAGGCGGGCGGCGATACCGATACGACGGCGGCGATATTGGGCGGGATTATTGGAGCCAGGGTCGGGAAGCTGGGGATACCGCAGTTGTGGGTGGCGGATATGTTGGAATGGCCGCGATCGATGGATTGGATCGAGCGATTAGGTAGACGTTTAGTGCAGGTGCTGGATGGTGATTTACAGCCAGCGTTGCCGGTGTTTGTGCCGGGATTGATTTTACGGAATCTAGGGTTTCTGATGATTGTGTTGTTTCATGGATTCCGTCGCTTGTTGCCGCCGTATCAGGTGAAGTGAATATCCGGTTTGTGCTGGGATTTTGATGTTCGAATTTAATCACCAAGGCAATTAACTGTGTAACTGTTTTCCAATGCCACTTCGATTAATGCTTGGAGTTCTTCCAGCATTGCCATATGAGGATTTGTTTGTAAATCTTTCTGCATCAGACGTTGAAGGATTTGGGCGCGGATGATGCGATCGGCGGGTAATCGAGTTGTTTTGACATAATGCGCCCGCCGTTCGTCCTGGAACTGTTGGATAATCGCCTTAATTTTTGCGAGTAGCCGAATTGGCCCATGTTCATGCAACATGACATTAGCGTAGGCATCAAGTTCGATTGGGCTATGTGGAGTGCGTTGCTGATTCAGCCAATGAATATAATGAGTCCTTGGTTGATAACTCAATTTCAACTTGTTTTTTGTCCTGAACAATGAAATCCATGAATCTGGACATTGAGTAATAATGGCAGTTGCTGCTTGTCGTTTATTTGCTGCTTGCGAAACATTGCGATTCGGGGTATTGATTAATCCCCACGATCAGCAAGTGGAAATCTATCAAGCGGATGGCTCGATCGCCTAATTGGATAATCCGGCGCAGGTTGGTTGTTCCGCGGTTTTGCCCGGATTTGTGATTAATCTTCAGCGCATTCTGTGCTAATAAAAACCGCTATTTCAAAACTGGAATAGCGGTTTTTTGCGAAACAGTTGCTACAGCCTAACCCTTGACGCAAACTACTTGCTTCAGCGTTGCCACGACTTCGACTAGATCATTTTGGTTGGCCATGACCTGCTCGATCGGCTTGTAAGCCGCTGGAATCTCATCGAGAATGCCTTCGTCCTTCCGACATTCAACCCCCTCGGTTTGCTGTACGAGGTCATCGAGCGTGTAGGTTTTCTTGGCTTTGGAACGGGATAGCCGTCGTCCCGCCCCGTGGGAACAGGAGCAATAGCTTTCGGCACAGCCCTTGCCCTTGACGATGTAGGACTTTGCCCCCATCGACCCAGGAATGATGCCGTAGTCGTTTTCCTGGGCGCGCACGGCCCCCTTGCGGGTGACGTACACTTCTTCGCCGTAGTGGACTTCCTTCTCGGCGTAGTTGTGGTGACAGTTCACGGAGAGCACCGGTTTCGTCGGCTTGCCCCCGACTGCGTGACGCTCAACGATCGCCTTAAAGCGGGCCATCATCACATCGCGGTTGTACTTCGCATAAGCTTGTGCCCACTGGAGATCGCGCCAATAAGCGGCAAATTCTTCCGTCCCTTCGACAAAGTAGGCGAGGTCACGATCGGGCAGCCGTTCTCCCGCCATGCGCGCCAGTTCCCGGCCTGTGGACATGTGCCGTTGGGCCAGCATATTCCCGATATTGCGGGAGCCGGAGTGCAGCATCAGCCACACTGAGTCGGTTTCATCAATGCAGACCTCAATGAAGTGGTTGCCACCACCCAGGGAACCCATTTGGCGCATGGCTTTACCCGCTAAGTGGCTGACGCCGTTGTGTAAATGCTTGAAGTCCTGCCAACCTTGCCAGTTCAGCACTTGCTTATCGGCTTCGTTGTTTTCATTGAAGCCGACCGGAATCCTGGATTCGATGTCCTGGCGAATTTGCTTTAGCTTGCCATCGAGCTTGGCGGATTTGAATGGCATCTGAATCGCACACATGCCACATCCAATATCGACCCCGATCGCCGCTGGAATCAAAGCATCTTTGGTGGCGACGACAGAACCGACTAAAGCCCCTTTGCCGAGGTGAACGTCCGGCATCAATGCCACATGCTTAAACACAAAAGGCAGACTGGCTACGTTGCGGGCCATTTGGGTTTCAGCTTGACTCAATGTGTGATTGGCCCACGATAAAGCACGGGTTTGTTGAGTTAACTCCAGTTGTTCGTACGTCATAAGTGATCCACCGATTCAGGGCGCTGTGAAAAAAGGGCATGCCCGATGCTCTATTTGTAGTATATGTAATACGCAATGTCAAGCGCGATGTTGGCTGATTTCACGGGTGCTTGAGTGATGTTGAAGTGGCCTTTGTCTCGGGCTGCGGCTGCTCGCCGAATTCGCTTGAATGATTGCTAGTCAGCCTTTGGGCGACGAATGTAACACGAAGACGAAATTAAGAATCAACTGGGATGGTGGGATTCTGCTTTACAATAATCATCAATAAATACATTGTTTTTATTCGGCGCTTCACCAAATCAAATTTTGAAGTCGTCCTCTGTCTGTTTCTGTGCAAGTGGACGCTATAGCGGTTCAGTGGTGCACATCACCATGTGTGATGTTGCTGCCTAGCGCGTTGAGTTTGTGCTTGACGTGTATTTTCTGTCTTTAGCTTCATGCTTGGCATTGGGGCAGTTATTTTTGTTTGTTGAAAGTTATGTCCAGTTCGTCAGCTTTGCCTTTTCGCGTTACGGTGTCGCCGTCGCTGCTGGGCCGAATTGTATTGCTCCTGGAAGAGTTCGCCGGGCATCAAGGAATATTTATTACGAATTTGCGATCGGTAACCAATGTGGTTGCGGCGGAGCTGACACATCAGGAGTCGCTGGCGCTCGCAGAAGTTTCGGCTGGCTATGCCGTGGTGGTTGCTGATGGGTTTAGTGTCTTACTACAAGCGCAGTCAGTGCGTTCGCAGTGCCAGCTAAATCTCAGTTTTGTGCCGGATGCGATTAACCAATTTTTAGCGGATTTAGATGGTGCCTTAGATGTTGGTCCGGTGGCATGTAATGCAGCTACCAGGCAAACGGAGTTCACGTTGCGGTTGATGGCTTTGTGTGTGGCCTCCCCGGTTGCTGGCGATGCGGCACCCGATGTGGCGCAGTTGATTGAGCAATCAGAGTTATTGCATCAAGTGACAAAAACGATCGGTCAAAGTCTAGAACTGCCGAATATTTTAGAAACCGCAGTGCATCGTGTGCGGGAGTTTTTGCAAGTCGATCGGTTACTGATCCATCAGTTTGATATTCCGGCCCCGATCTGTGTGCGATCACTTGATGATGACGCACCGGTTGCGACTCCAGTGGACGGTGTGACCTACGAGTCCTGTGCCCATGATGCAATTCCTTCGGTACTGAACCAAATGGGCGATCACTGGGTCAATGCCTCGCGCAATTTGCGCGAAAAGTATCAGTCGGGCTTGATCATGTCGAAAACCCACATTGAAGGGATTCCTGAACTGGCCGAAGTTTTACAGTTTCCACCGATCGCCCAAGTCAAATCAGAACTCACGACCCCGATCTTGGTCCAAGGTGAATTGTGGGGGCTGCTGATTGCCCATCAATGTGACCGTGAGCGGCGCTGGGAGCAGGCAAACCGGAAGTTTCTCCAGCAGATTGTTGATCATTTATCGATCGCGATTTATCAAGCGCGGCTGTTTTCGCAGTTGCAAGATCAAGCGGCCAGCCTGGAGCAGGTTGTGGCCTCACGCACGCAAGAATTACGCACGGCATTAATGGCCGCTCAGGCTGCTGATGTCGCGAAGTCAGAGTTCTTGGCGACCATGAGCCATGAGTTACGAACGCCGCTGACCTGCATTATTGGTATGGCCGCCACCCTAATGCGGACGCCTAAACATGAGTTATTATCCGCTGAGCGTCAGCAATCGCACCTGCAAATTATTCACGATCGAGGGGCCGGATTACTGGCCTTAATCAACGATATTTTAGAGTTGTCGAACATTGAATCGGGCCGCACGGTGCTGAATATCCGCCGGTTTTATTTGTCGCAGCTAGCCAATCGAACGCTGCGTGAGATCGAGGATAAAGCGCAGGCTAAGCAGATAGGCCTGGTGCTTGATCTGCCGCCAGGGTTCGCGACTGAAGATCAGTTTGATGCTGACCCGCAGCGAGTGCGACAAATCCTGCTCAATTTACTCAGTAATGCGGTTAAGTTTACGCCCGTTGGTGGCACGGTAACCCTGCGTATCCGTCTGACCCCCCACGGTGTGATGTTTCAAGTCGAAGATACTGGGATTGGAATTGAGCTAAAGCAACAGCCCTTGATTTTCCAGAAGTTCCAACAATTGGACTCGTCCTATCAACGGAAATACGAAGGAACTGGTCTGGGCCTGGCGCTGACCAAACAACTGGTGGAATTGCAAGGTGGCCAAATTAAATTTACCTCTGAGGTCGACGTGGGGTCAGTATTTACGGTGACCTTGCCGAAGCAAGCGATTGACCCAGCGGACTTGCCGGATGAATTAACGATGATGCCGGTTTATATGCGGGTCATGCTGGTTGAGGGGAGTGAAGCCCAGGCGACGCTGATGTGTGACTTGCTGACGGCAGCGGACTATCAGGTGGTGTTGATGCAAGATTTAGAAATTGCGGCCTATCAGCTTGATGCGGCTTATCCAAATATTGTGATTCTCAATTGCGATCAACCTTATACGGCAGACATCATCAATCAATTCTGTGAAACGTTAAAAAGTCGTCAAATTCGCTTGCTAGCTGTGGTTCCCCAGGGCCAATCAATTGATGATTACCGCCATTTGGCCGCGGATGACTATTTGCTCACGACGGTTGGGCAACCGGAACAATTAGTCGATAAGGTGATGGCCTTATCAAGTTCAATTATGCTGCCGACCACGGCTTAGGGATTTGCTTTGTCTGTGGTGATGCGTGTCTGTGGCGATTCGATGGGTGTTACCAGCAGCGGCGGCGTGATTGTGGGGATTGGCTGTGATTGCCCCCTTCGGCATATAAATCGGCATAAAAAAAGGCCAACGGACGTTGGCCTTGTGTTACCTGAGTTGTTGAATGCTTGATTGAGTCGTGTTGGTTGTGTTACCTACTGGTCGTTTTGCCGTTGTTGGCGACGTTGCTGCCGCTGTTGCTTCATTTGCTCCATTTGGGCTTGTTGTGCCGGTGTGAGGATGGCCTTCATTTCGGCTTTCATTTCCTGACGGATAGCCTTCATTTCGGCTTTCTGCTGATCCGTTAAGTTCAGCTTAGCGCGCATTGCCTTGCGTCTTTCACGTCGGCTTTCGCGTGAGGGTCGCTGACCGCCATTGGCTTGATATTCCTGCCGCTGCTGCTGCCGCTCGGCCCGGGCTGCTTCGAGTTGGGCCAGCTGTTCGGTGGTAAAGACCGCTTTCATTTTGGCCTTTTTGCGCTGGTGAATCGCTTTCAGTTCGGTTTTCTGACTGTCACTGAGATTGAGCTTTTTCGCCATCCTTTCAATCTTATTGCCGCGGCCACCAGGGCGCTTTGCGGTGGCACTGTTGGTGGCGATCGGCGCAATTACTAATGCGGCACCAACAATTAAGGCGATGATCTGACGTTTCATCATGCGGTTAAGTCCTTGAGTTTGCGTGAGGAGATTGAGTAGTCGTTGCATATTGATACCTCTATCTTAAAAAATGGTCGGCTGGTTGACCTGAGACAAACGTCCTAACTTTGAATTCAGTATGTTAGGACCAAAGTCCCGATCGGGCCGAATGGGTCGTTAGAATTACGGAGTTGTATGATCTGTAACAGCATCGCCCGCAGTAATTGAATTCAATCACTGCGGGCGATGCTGGGATTTATTGCAACGCGGCGCTAAGGCCATGTTTGAGTAATATGTCTGTCGGAGCAATCGGCATTGCTTTACTGCTCGGTGTCGCTTTAACGCTCGGCGTAAGCCTTCATCGGCTCTTTGATAAACCGAATGTACATATGCTTGAACGTGGATTTCACCACGCGGGGTGCGCCAAAGTCGATCGCCATCATCTTCTCAGGTAACTTCCAGCCGTCGATTTGCAGTTCTGCTGGTGTCATCAGCGGGAATTGAATCGCGTCGAATTCGCCAATGAGATCCAAACGTTTGGCTGCCCGCATTGTGGGCATACGCTCTGGAGCAACTTGTAATACTTCGAGCATCGCTTGATCAAGTGCAAATACATCGCTGGTGGCTGCTAAGACCCCCAAATCCCGTGGTTCCCCAGCACTTGGACCATTGCCTTCATGGCCAATAATGCCATCGAGAATAGTCAAATCAGGATTAATCGCGCGGGCTGTTTCGACCAACATCATGCCAAACCGATCGGCATCCTTACCCGCTTCCATATGCCACCAAGCCTTCATTTTGCCTGGAACGCACCCGAACAGATTTTTCACCCCGAGGGTCATAGTCAGTTGCATATGTGACTTCACCTTCGGCAGGTTAATCACCACATCGGCATCCATCGCTTCTTTGCACAGTCGGAGATGCTGGAAGTCCTCCCCCGCCGCTTCGTAGCGTTTCCCTTTAAACTCGACGATCGGCAAATCTAATTCCGCCATCAAATCCAAATAACCATTTGACTTTGCCACGCCACGCGCACTACCAAAGGCGGGGCTATCACCGAGGAAAGGTTTTCCTCCCACCGCTTTGACCATTTTGGCCACGCAGTAGGCGATTTCCGGGCGGGTGACGCATTCTTTTGTGGGGCGTGAGCCAGTTAGCAAATTCGGCTTCAGGAGGACCCGATCACCCGGTTTGACAAAGGCCGCCATCCCACCCAACGGTGCAAGCACGGCTTCTAACTTTGTCTGGAGGCTCTCCAAATCGTAGGAAGTCGCACGGGTCAAGCTAACAGTTGGTTGCATGGCGTTAGGAGTGGAAAATGATGTATTCAAACTGTAACGCAGCCTTTAGAAATAAGTCATGCGATTCTTGAGGGATTCCTGGGTGGGTTTGAATGTCACGGTTGTGGGTAGGACGGTCAGTCCCTTGGGTAACTGGTCAAGGGCGATCGGTGGATCAACTTCAAGATTGCCGACATCAATTCCTTCATTTTGGGATGGTTCGAGCATAAAGGCTTTGAGCCAAAATGGGTTTTCCTGGAGCCGAATTCCTTTAAACCCGTTTTGAACTTGCTTGAAGATGATGGATTTAGTTCCACTGCTGTCGGTGCTGACGGTAAATTCGTTTGGCTTCTCTAAGTAAGTGCTGTAGATCGAGCGCATAATTGCCGACGGATCGATCATATACATGACAAAGGCTAAAGTATCGCCGGGAAAACGTTTGAGAATGACGCCTTCCGTGGCATCAGGTTTCCAGCTATACAGCTGACCGTCCACTGTGGCGAATAGCTCATCACTTTCTGTGGTGTCGTAATTGATGAATAGCGCTCCTTGGGAGAAATAGATGTTACCGGCATAGTTGATTGAGCGATGGCCCGCGCTTTCGGAAACAAATCGGAACGGAATCTGCACCGCTGCCGGTTTGAATAATTGGTCTAAAACCGCTTGAAAAGCGCGATTGCTTGGACTATCTGGGGCGGTTTTGACTTGCTCATACATTGAGACTACGCCTTCGAGATAGCCCGTATCCGGTTTCGGTGGCAACGCGGCGGCCTGTAGCGGTAACGCATAGATTAAGCCCGCAGTGAGGGCAAACAGCATCGAGATCGCCAATTTATGCCAAGTTGCTTGGAGATATTGTCGGAAGTGGGAATTCTCAGTCATGTTGGTGGTGTGACGTTAGAACGATTTGCGTGGTAGTGGGGCAGGGTGTGCGGCGGACCCACGGTATGTTGTCGCAGCAGTGTTTTACCAGACATTTTCAATCACATTCATCGCGCGTAAATGGGCCGGAACGTCATTCTGCTCGCTATCATCATCAAGGCCACTATCGTCATTAATGGCTTTGCGGGCATTGTCGGCAATCACGGCATTGGCCAGTAAATCCAGCGCCTCAGGTTTATCCAGATTGTGCAAAGCCTCGGCATACTTACGACTATGGGTGGGCCGCACGGATTCCTGACAGTAGTTTGATAGCTCGCGACTTTCGGTCATGACAGAGAACGCAATTTCCTTGGTCGGGGGATTCCCATAGAGCGACATGTAAAGCAAGTTGACCATCGATGCATCATGGACCGGAATATTATATTGCCTTACGATTTGAGGCCAATAGCGGAGGGCTTTGAGGCCCTCAAGACCACCTTTTTTGAGTCCGGCTTCTTCGCAGGCATCCTCAAATTCCTCAATCCCTTTGGGGCAGCGTTGGCGTTCTTCCATCATCTTGGCTAAGACTTGTCCCGCGCGGAAGTTGCGGGTGGGACTGCCGGATACCGGCAGCATCATACTGCCCCGGACATCGGCCACCATTGCGGTGAGCTGCGAAAAAGTATGATCGCGGACTTTTTCCATATCGCCGCCTTTATTCAAGGCCGCTTCAATGCGTTGGACGCCGTAGCCTAGTTCGGTCAGGGCGATCGGCTGGCGAGTATAGAGGCGTTTGCGATCGCGGCGGCACATGGAGACGGTGGCGGCTTGATCAACACATTGATCCAGTAAGAGGGTCAGCAGCGTCGGTAGAATGCCGGTGTTCTTGCGATGGTAGGTATAGCCAAACCCCGCAAAAATCGAGGACATGTTTTTGGCGGCCTTAATGTATTGTGCTTCAACATTATGGATCCCTGGTGAAACCTGAATGTTGGGGGAGAGTTTGTCGAGCATGCGGGCCCCGAGCATTGCGGTTAGCGCATTGGGGTGGCAGAAGTTGGCGGTGAAACTATCGACGGGGTTACGCAATGCGCCATCGCGGTGGAAGCCAGAGAAAAATCCTAAGGTCGGCTGCTTTTCACACAGGACGTAGGATTCATTCTTGATATGGTCATGGCTAAATGACCCGGCTAAGCAGGCGAGCACCACATGGTCGCGATCCAGTTCGCTGCGTAGCGCCTGTGCTTGCTCAACGTCTTGGGCAATGTGATTACTGTTGGCACTGAGAACCACCAGATCACAGGTTTTGAGTAAATGTTCGAGGGTATTGGGAATCAGCTTGGTGCCTTCATCGTGGTAAACCATGCTGCGCATTGTTTCTACATGGTCAGGATCCATTCCCTGAATCGCGTCTTCAGAAAAAGCGCCCATCAGTTCACGCCCCTCCCTTGGGGCTAAGAGGAGGTGCTTGCCGTCGGTTTGCATCGCGCAGTTATATGCGATCGAGCCGGGATATAGACCGATGCTATAAAAGCCGACTTTGCCATCCTCTAATGCGAGAATTCGCTTTTTGATGGTTTCTTGGTCGAGGGAGGCATCAAAAAAACTGTTCTGCATTCTGTCTTTACCTATTCGCTGCACTGAACAAATGGCAGAGTGATCGTTGCCTGGGGGGAATCGGCTCAATCGCTGGTAAGCAGATTTGCTCACTCTACCAATTACCAATTGTAAGATGCAGTTGCTGCATCTTTAAGCCGGGTTGATAGGACTGTCGCGGTTTAGGCATTTTTTAGGTGCAACAATGTGCTACTGAATGCCACTGTTTTGCTCGCCGGTCAGTTGCTGGACCCCCAGACGGATAATCGATAACAGCAGAATCAGCAGAAACATGACCAAGCCGATCGTGCAGCCGTAGCTAAAGCCATCAGCACTAATGGATTCAAAGGCTTGTTCGTAGGAGTAGTACACCAGCGTTTTGGAAGCATTCAAGGGACCGCCGCGGGTCATGATGAAAATTTCTTCAAACACCTTTGTGGCGGAAATCGCAGAAATGACTGCAACCAGAAGAATATAGGGCTGCATCAAGGGCACCGTAATATCGAGATGCTGTCGCAAGCCATCGGAGCCATCGATCGCGGCGGCTTCGTAGAGATCCTGGGGAATCGCTTGGAGTCCCGCTAGATAGACCACCATGTAATAGCCGAGACCTTTCCAGATGGTGACGGCCATCACCGCAAAGAGCGCAATGTCGGGGCTGGTCAACCAGTTAAGTTGTTTGAAGCCGATCGCCATTAAAATTTGATTGAACAATCCCTCGCCGGCGTAAAGCCACTTCCAGGCAAACCCCGCGACGACCATGGAAATGACGACGGGGGTATAGTAGGCGACTCGGAACCACTGAATTCCCCTCAACCGTTGATTTACCAAAATCGCTAATCCGAGGGGTAAGCTGGCCAGCAGGGGCACAACACAGAGTAAGTAGAGCAATGTATTGCGCAAGGCTTGCCAAAAAACGGGGTCTTTCGCCAGTTTCTGGAAATTTTTGAGGCCGATCCACTGGGTTGTATCGGCGATCGGATCGAACTGCATCACACTCCAAAACAGCGCTTGCAGAACCGGATAAAATACTGCTGCACCTAGCACCGTCAGTGCCGGAAGCAGAAACCAGTATGGGGCCAGTTTGGATTGACGCTGATCAGTCGACGAACTATTCGACATCCTCTAAATCGACTCGACGAATGGTACGGCGGGGCGGCAGCGCTTGGGCGCGCCGACGGGAAGATAGGTAAGCCGGATAGTCATCATGGACATATTCCACTGTGCGGGTCGGTCGCCCTTGCTTGGAAAACATCGACATCATGCCTACGAGGGCAATGCCGCCTCCGAAAGTCAACAGTACACCACCCAAGGCCCAAGGCAAACCAGAGACGATCGACTGATCATTTCCACGTTGCGCCATTGCTTGGGGTGCCATTTGGGGCACGGGCGATGGTGGTACAAGGTTATTGGCCTTGGCTTGCAGGGTCAAATTATCAATCAGGCTTTGCTGACTGCGAATCTGAGTTTGCTGCTGATCAATTTTGGCTTTGAGTTGGTCAAATTCCAGCCGCATTTTTGCGTCTTGGTAAGTGCGGTCAGCCGGCGACATTGCGGTTGGCAGCTGGCTCGGAACTGGCAAAGTATTGGGCGGCGAAAAATTCTGCACGCCATTAGTGGGTGGCAAGGATGGGGGCATCGGCAAGAGCGAACCATTCGGATTCGAAATCGTCGGTGTGCCAAAGTTGATGCCCCCGCGCAGGACAATCATTGCTGCGAGTCCAGCGAGGGCAGCGCCGCCCAAAAAGGAAGTTGTGTCACTCATATCGCTTTGCCCCTTGCTGAATCAAGTTGCCTGTTGTGAATGGTACTCAGATGACCGATGGGTAACTGAATTGCGGTGCAACGTAACTAAATAGATGCCCAACAGCCATAGCCAGCGGTAGGATTATAGCCTGATTTTTTCGGGGTGGAACACTAAATCTGGTGTTTCTTCCCAAAACAACGGTTTAATATGTTTTTGTATTATGGGATACATGGGATTGATTGTTGCCGGTCGCACTATTGTTTCTGGGCAAGCATGACGCCAAACCAGTTTTGGGGGTCAGTCCAAATTCTTTGAACGTGGAGCTGTTGATTTTGGAGTTGAATTTGTAGTTCTGCTGGGTCAAATTTGCGCGAAATTTCACTGAGGATGGTTTCGTCTGCGGCCAGCTCGATCGTCAGGTTGATCGCCTTGAGTCGGATGGTCTGAGGTTGACGGCTGCGGAGGTGCATTTCGATTTGGTGTGTGGTTTGGTTATACAGCGCCACATGCTCAAATTGAGTGAGGTCAAAATTCGCTTCAAACCGATTGTTGAGGTGTTGCAGCATATTTAAATTGAAGGCAGCGGTGACGCCTTGGGCATCGTCGTAAGCGGCTTCGAGGATTGCTGGATCCTTGCGGAGGTCGATTCCGAGCAAGAAAAAGTCGCCGGGTTGTAGGGCCGCGCTGACTTGGGCAAGCAGTCGATCGCAACCGGCGGGGGTGAAGTTGCCGAGACTACTGCCGATAAACCCGATTAGCCGTTTCGTGGTGGTTGGTGTGGCGGCAAGCTGGGCCAGGGCGAGGTCATAGGTGCTAACGCGACCTTGGATCTGGAGGTCGCTGTAATCTTGGAGTAATTGTTTTGCACTGAGTTTGAGGATGCT from Romeriopsis navalis LEGE 11480 harbors:
- a CDS encoding ADP-ribosylglycohydrolase family protein: MDRQDRIQGGLLGLLIGDALGVPYEFQDAANLPPIAEIEMTPPLGFRRSHGAVQPGTWSDDGAQALCLLTSLLDCGQLDPDDLGQRFVTWYQSGYMALDNHVFDVGVHTSVVLQAIATGMPALDAGAMGQDARGNGSLMRSLPLVLWHQGSDAALVADAHLQSQVTHGDAYCQVCCALYCLWARRLLERVPFPWSEATRALRAIYQQNPTFLDILDWAVRPDDRAEGQGSGYVIDALRSARMVMRSGRYEQVVKAAIALGNDTDTTACIAGGVAGIRDGLSAIPSRWIEQLRGQEIVLPLLERLLERCV
- a CDS encoding ADP-ribosylglycohydrolase family protein, encoding MKHRLEASIIGTLLGTAVGDAIGLPYEGLSRDRRRVLYPMINHHRLVFGKGMISDDTEHTCFVAQSLIASAGNVEQFRRELAGRLQFWLLGLPAGIGLATLRSICRLWVGIAPQKSGVFSAGNGPAMRVTLLGVCYGDQPEYLRRMVQASTRITHTDPKAEYGAMAVAIAAYLASLGQDVLPNDYAQLLNDRLPVEAEALLDLIKLAVASAVANESTIDFANSIGCRGGVSGYVYQTVPVVIQTWLRYQDDYLNGILEIVQAGGDTDTTAAILGGIIGARVGKLGIPQLWVADMLEWPRSMDWIERLGRRLVQVLDGDLQPALPVFVPGLILRNLGFLMIVLFHGFRRLLPPYQVK
- a CDS encoding RtcB family protein produces the protein MTYEQLELTQQTRALSWANHTLSQAETQMARNVASLPFVFKHVALMPDVHLGKGALVGSVVATKDALIPAAIGVDIGCGMCAIQMPFKSAKLDGKLKQIRQDIESRIPVGFNENNEADKQVLNWQGWQDFKHLHNGVSHLAGKAMRQMGSLGGGNHFIEVCIDETDSVWLMLHSGSRNIGNMLAQRHMSTGRELARMAGERLPDRDLAYFVEGTEEFAAYWRDLQWAQAYAKYNRDVMMARFKAIVERHAVGGKPTKPVLSVNCHHNYAEKEVHYGEEVYVTRKGAVRAQENDYGIIPGSMGAKSYIVKGKGCAESYCSCSHGAGRRLSRSKAKKTYTLDDLVQQTEGVECRKDEGILDEIPAAYKPIEQVMANQNDLVEVVATLKQVVCVKG
- a CDS encoding ATP-binding protein, which codes for MSSSSALPFRVTVSPSLLGRIVLLLEEFAGHQGIFITNLRSVTNVVAAELTHQESLALAEVSAGYAVVVADGFSVLLQAQSVRSQCQLNLSFVPDAINQFLADLDGALDVGPVACNAATRQTEFTLRLMALCVASPVAGDAAPDVAQLIEQSELLHQVTKTIGQSLELPNILETAVHRVREFLQVDRLLIHQFDIPAPICVRSLDDDAPVATPVDGVTYESCAHDAIPSVLNQMGDHWVNASRNLREKYQSGLIMSKTHIEGIPELAEVLQFPPIAQVKSELTTPILVQGELWGLLIAHQCDRERRWEQANRKFLQQIVDHLSIAIYQARLFSQLQDQAASLEQVVASRTQELRTALMAAQAADVAKSEFLATMSHELRTPLTCIIGMAATLMRTPKHELLSAERQQSHLQIIHDRGAGLLALINDILELSNIESGRTVLNIRRFYLSQLANRTLREIEDKAQAKQIGLVLDLPPGFATEDQFDADPQRVRQILLNLLSNAVKFTPVGGTVTLRIRLTPHGVMFQVEDTGIGIELKQQPLIFQKFQQLDSSYQRKYEGTGLGLALTKQLVELQGGQIKFTSEVDVGSVFTVTLPKQAIDPADLPDELTMMPVYMRVMLVEGSEAQATLMCDLLTAADYQVVLMQDLEIAAYQLDAAYPNIVILNCDQPYTADIINQFCETLKSRQIRLLAVVPQGQSIDDYRHLAADDYLLTTVGQPEQLVDKVMALSSSIMLPTTA
- a CDS encoding Spy/CpxP family protein refolding chaperone codes for the protein MQRLLNLLTQTQGLNRMMKRQIIALIVGAALVIAPIATNSATAKRPGGRGNKIERMAKKLNLSDSQKTELKAIHQRKKAKMKAVFTTEQLAQLEAARAERQQQRQEYQANGGQRPSRESRRERRKAMRAKLNLTDQQKAEMKAIRQEMKAEMKAILTPAQQAQMEQMKQQRQQRRQQRQNDQ
- a CDS encoding DUF362 domain-containing protein — its product is MQPTVSLTRATSYDLESLQTKLEAVLAPLGGMAAFVKPGDRVLLKPNLLTGSRPTKECVTRPEIAYCVAKMVKAVGGKPFLGDSPAFGSARGVAKSNGYLDLMAELDLPIVEFKGKRYEAAGEDFQHLRLCKEAMDADVVINLPKVKSHMQLTMTLGVKNLFGCVPGKMKAWWHMEAGKDADRFGMMLVETARAINPDLTILDGIIGHEGNGPSAGEPRDLGVLAATSDVFALDQAMLEVLQVAPERMPTMRAAKRLDLIGEFDAIQFPLMTPAELQIDGWKLPEKMMAIDFGAPRVVKSTFKHMYIRFIKEPMKAYAER